TATGGGGAACTGTATAGACGGTTGCAAGGATTCTAGATTTCATTCTCAGAGCAATGGAAAACCACTGAAGAGTTACTGTAAGAAATGTACCAACTAATGTGAGATgataataataggggaaattcTGTGTgtgcgggggcgggggcaggggaaaGTATAGGacaactctctgtactatctgctcaatttttctgaaaaatctaaaactgttctaaaaaataaaggttactaataaaaaatacaaaactgaaaaaaaaaaagagtcctgtaTGAAAACCTAAGATGGATGGAGCTTTGACTtctcctaacccccagtaccttagattgtgactatatttggagatagggcctttaaaaaggtcaagttaaaatgaggtccttAGGTAGACCCTAATCTGATCTGACTGATGTCTTTAAGAGATGAAACGATTaggacacacagaaaaagatcatgtgggacttccctggtggtccagacaagactctgcgcttccacggcagcgggtgtgggttccatcctggtctgggaactaagatgccacatgccgcgaggcacagggcaggggtgggggtggggctccaAAAAAGATCATGTGAGGTCAGAGGGAGACTGCCGCCACCTACAAACCAAgaaagaggcctcagaggaagTCAACCTTGTCAATACCTTGATCTtgaccttccagcctccagaagtgtgagaaaataaacttctgttgtttaagccacctagtctgtagtattttgttatgacaaccCTAGAAAACTCATACAAagacattttgctttattttccaaatataaaattgcaatatcgggacttccctggtggcgcagggaagaatccgcctgccaatggaggggacacgggttcgagccctggtccgggaagattccacatgctgcggagcaactaagcccgtgcgccacaactactgagcctgtgctctagagcctgcgagccacaactactgacgctgcgtgccacagctactgaagcccacgcacttagagcgcgtgctccgcaacgagaagccaccgcaatgagaagcacgtgcaccgcaacgaagagtagcccatgctcgctgcaactagagaaagcacagcaacaaagacccaacacagccaaaaaataaataaataaatttttaaaattgcaatatCAAATATGCCTTATCAAACTATACATGCCTCAGCCCCATTTCCCCTGTGGATTTGCTTTTTCTGGCCTCACCTCTACCATCTACCCCCCTAGAAAACTGCTGACCTGTAGAATAAAGACCAAACTCCAGAGTATGGCACTTAAGGccttcctgcccacccccattcccctctccccctcactcATCTGAACTACTAATATTTCTCCACCTCTCTGGCTGGTTTGGTTCTCCATTCAGGGGACATGGAGAGCAAGGCGAGAGAAGCAGGCTCTTGTGGGTCTGCTGAGGGACTGGGTGGGATATCCATATGGCAAGAGGTTGAAATGGAGATGAGACTAAAGGCAGGGAGACCAGCAAGGTGCTGTAGCAATAATCCCAACCTGAGAGACTGTGACCCAGATTAGGGTGCTTGGGGAAGATGGAGCAAAGTGCATAGATTTCAGAGATATTTGGAAGATAAAACTGACAGGAAttgggtactcaataaatatgtgttggatTTCCTGGCTACTCTTTCTAATGTAAGCTCTTTGGTTGCTCCTCTGTTTACTTCCTTCACAGCACTTTTCACAGCCTGCAGCTACCTTGTTTATATACTTGCCTATTATCTGTTTCCATCAAGCAGAATGTAAACTAAATGAAGGCTGCAACCTTGACCAATCTTATACAtacagtgcttggcacttagtaggtgctctcAGATCTTTGAGGACTGAACAGGTTAATAATTGATTGGATGGTGCAGAGTGAGCACAGAGAGGTGAAAGGACAAGCCCAGAAAGAAGCCTGTGATCCTGGGATTCAGAGGGGTTAAGATCCCACCTctctaccacctcacaccggtcagaatggccatcatttaaaagtctacaaataacaaatgctggagaggctgtggagaaaagggaaccctcctacactgttggtgggaatgtaaattggtgcagcctctatggaaaatggtatggagtttcctcgaaaaactaaaatagagttgctatatgatcctgcaatcccactcctgggcacatatccagagaaaactgtaattcgaaaagacacatgcgggacttccctggtggggcagtggttaagaatacgcctgccaatgcaagcgacacgggttcgagccctggtccgggaagatcccacatgccgcggagcaactaagcctgtgcgcaacaactactgagcccacgcactgtaACTACTAaggccacgcacctagagcccatgctctgcaacaagagaagccaccacgatgagaagcccacgcaccgcaacgaagagtagcccttgcttgccgcaactagagaaagcccatgcgcagcaacgaagacccaatgcagccaaaaattaatttaattaattaattaattaattattttaaaaaaagaaaagacacatgcaccccaatgttcactgcagcactatttacaatagccaagagatggaaacaacctaaatgtccactgacagatgaatggaaagagAAGACATGGTACGTATATAGAgtgcaatactactcagccataaaaaagaatgaaataatgccatttgcagcaacatggatgaaactagagattatcaatccaagtgaagtaagtcaaaaagattaagacaaataccatatgagatcacttatatgtggactctaaaatgtgacacaaataaacttatctatgaaacagaaacagactcacagacatagaaaacagacttgtggttgccaagggggagagggcatgggggagggatggattgggagttcgggattagcagatgcaaactattttatatagaatggataaacaataaggtcctactgtagagcacagggaactatattcaatatcctgtgataaaccataatggaaaaaatatgaaaaagaattaatatagatgtataactgaatcactttgctgtacagtagaaattaacacaacatggtaaatcaactatacttcaaataaagtaaattttaaaaaaagtccccACCTCTCTGTCTCTGGCCCTGGGAACAGTGGGCATGGACCAGAGATTTAGGGGTTCAGTTGGCCCGGGGACCACCTGCCCAATTGTCTATTGCTAGATTTGAGAAAATACAATTCCCATTCCTCACTTTCTGGCCTCTGGCTGTTGAGCCAGGCCAGTGGATGTTTTCAGGGAAAGGGAATAGGCACCCCTCCAGAATCTGAGATCTGCCCTTCAAAGGTGTGGATGTGGGTAGCGGAAGATGTGGCCTGGTTCATGTCAAaagccttgaatgccaggctgTTTGACCCCAAAACTCAGCATAGGAGCCCAGGTCTCCACGCTCTTCCCCACGCCAGGCAAGCCCAGCTGGGCGCGTGCAATTCCTTTCAGGCCCTAAGGGGGGCAGCACTGGCCTGAGCCTGGGGGCTTTGGCCAAGGGTGTGGCCAGTGCCAGTGCGCGCAAATTCCCGCGCACTTAAGGGGGAGTGTTGGTGACAAGCTCAGGCAAAAGCGAGCGCCGCCCCTGCCTCTGTCCTCCAGGCTGGAACGCTAGTCCATCTAGTCGCCGGGGAGATTCCCCAGATGTCCAGGCCCCCTCGGACCTCAGCATAAGCCCCCAAGGATGGGGGAAAAGAGGACCCCCATTAGAAGGACTCTCAGTCACCAGGGCGAGGTAGGGGACCGGGGACACAGCTGGCTCCTACATCCTGATGGCCACCCGCATGGTGACTAGCTGTATGGCTGCGTCTTCAAGGCTGGAGCAGGAAGCTGGGCCTCGGGTGCATGGGTGGGAGGCGGAGCTTGTTGATGACGTAAGGCCTGAGGAAGGGCGTGGCTTCTTGGTGACTCGCCTCCAGGAAGGGGGCGGGCTCTTAATGACGAGACGCCAGGGAGGGGGCAGGCGTTCATTGATAAAAACGCTGGGCTCTCTCGGGCGCGAGCGCCGCGTAGCAAATCCAGCCAGGGCCACGCGCTGTCGCGGCCTGGCGGAAGCCAGAATTAGCCGGGCCCGCGCTGCGCCGCACCGCCCTCATGGAGCCCGCAGCCGGCTTCCTGTCCCCGCGCCCCTTCCCGCGTGCTGCCGCCCCGCCAGCGCCCCCCGCCGGGCCCGGACCTCCTGGGAGTCCCATGCCGGGACCTGAGCTGGAGGTGCTGGCCGGGCCGCTGGCGCCGGACCCTGGGCGCCTCATCACTGACCCGCGCAGCGGCCGCACCTACTTCAAAGGCCGCCTTTTGGGCAAGGTGAGCTGGGGGGTGGTGTCAGCGAGGGTGGAGGGGGACCCTGCCGGCCTCTTTGCCCGCGCGGGGCGTGGCAGGGGCGTTTGGCCTCGGCGCGGGAACCTCTGCTGGCCTGCCCTGGCGCTCCCCTGGAGCGCCCTGCCTGATGCCCCCTACTTATAGGGGGGCTTCGCCCGCTGCTACGAGGCCACTGACACAGAGACCGGCAATGCCTACGCGGTCAAAGTCATCTCGCAGAGTCGCATAACCAAGCCGCATCAGCGCGAGAAGGTGAGCCCCAGTCCCAGCAAACGacgggtggggtggggacagtggCGTGGGAGCCCTTGGCGGATGACAACCCCGCGTCCCCATTGCAGATCCTAAACGAGATTGAGCTGCACCGCGGCCTGCAGCACCGCCACATTGTGCGTTTCTCGCACCACTTTGAGGATGCTGACAACATATACATTTTCCTGGAGCTCTGCAGCCGAAAGGTGAGGgatggtgatggaggtgggggagggaatggGGACCTTAAGACCCAAAGTTGGAGGCCTGCTCTTCCTCAGCAAGCACAAATGGAGGGAGGATCCGGGAGGGCAGACCAGGGGCTGAGGCAGTGGCTCTCTGCAGTCCCTGGCCCACATCTGGAAGGCCCGGCACACCCTGTTGGAGCCAGAAGTGCGCTACTACCTTCGGCAGATCCTTTCTGGACTCAAGTACTTGCACCAGCGGGGCATCTTGCACCGGGACCTCAAGCTGGGTGAGACTCCTGGGCCAACAGgatggggggttggggaggcAGAGAAAAAGGCGTCTGACACATTTCTCTACCCCGGTCCAGGAAATTTTTTTATCACTGAGAACATGGAACTGAAGATGGGGGATTTTGGGCTGGCAACCCGGTTGGAGCCCCCAGAGCATAGGAAGAAGTGAGTGTTTGAGGAGGGGGATGGCCACAGTCTGTGTGACACAGATGACATGTGTGACAGACACTAAATATGTATGTGGGAGGCACAATGACTGCCTGATGTGTCTGTGTGACAGATGGGAAAGGATgatgggctgtgtgtgtgtgtgtgaaggtggCAGTGGCAACCTGAGTGAATGGGAATGATGGAGAGGCTGTGGGTCCTCTGTGTGTTTAGTCCCTGAGACAGATGGGTGTAAGGATTCTTGGAGGTGTATGACTGATCCTGTGTGTGAATGTGGACGGTGACATAAGAGTGTGTGAGACGGACTGAGAGTGTAGGGATGGTGGGACATGACACCCCGTGTGTCACGATAACCTGCTGTGGCCACGAAGACTGGGTGTAAAACAGATAGCATGTGTGGTAGTTGAGTGTTTATGGGGGACGTGACAGCTGGTGTTGGTGTGTGTGGCACAGACCATAGGACGTGACAGCCTGTATGGGTGTCTGACAGACGgaagtgggggaaggaggaagggatcaGTGATGGACCCTCTGTTGaccctggaggagggggctgggttGGGGGTCAGGGCCTCCCCCTGTCCTGCAGAGCAGCTGAGCAGCTGGGCCAGGCGGGTGGGCAGGGACTCAGCTGCCATCCCCGGCATCCATTGTCTCAGAACAAGCAGGAGTTCTCTGGCCTTTGGTGACAGGCAGCTGCTTTGTCTGGACTCACAGTGGGGGCAGGGATGAGGGGCCAGCCAGGCTGCTTCTGAACCTTGCCCTCTGCTCTTCCCTACCCCCTTTCAGGACCATCTGTGGCACCCCCAACTATGTGGCCCCAGAAGTGCTGCAGAGACAGGGCCACGGCCCTGAGGCAGATGTGTGGTCCCTGGGCTGTGTCATGTGAGTCCCAGGGTCATGTGCACACAGGGGGTACCCAGGGGAGCATATGTTCCACTTTACTCCTGACCCCCTTTCTCTGCCCCAcaggtacacactgctatgtGGGAGCCCCCCCTTTGAGACAGTTGACCTGAAGGAGACATACCGCTGCATCAAACAGGTTCACTACACATTGCCTGCCAGCCTCTCACTGCCTGCCCGGCAGCTCCTGGCCACCATCCTTCGAGCCTCACCCCAAGACCGCCCCTCAATTGACCAGATCCtgcgccacaacttctttaccaaGGTTTGTGGCCCCCCAGACATGTCCAGTTTGCGGATTCCCAGGGGATTGAATGGGAGCGGGTGACAGGACCCCTGGGCTGCTCTTCTCTGCTCACATGCCTTCTCTCCTCAGGGCTACACCCCCTACCGGCTCCCTGTCAGCAGCTGTGTGACAGTCCCAGACCTGACACCCCTTAACCCAGCTAGGATTCTGTTTGTCAAAGTTACCAAGAGCCTATTTGGGAGGAAGAAGAGTAAGAGTGAGTCTGGGATGTCAGTGGTTTTGAGGGTACAGAGCAGCAGGGGGCTTGTCAAGTACATGTGAGGGTGTGAGTCTGAGTCCCTGGGGACCCCTGGGGAGAGCATGTGTTACACAGGCACATGGGTATGCCTAACAGTATCATCCCTGCGGGAAGCAGGGGGGCTGGACAGGATTCTGAGGGTTCTATCTCGCCCCACCCAGATAAGAACCATCCCGAGGAGCGGGACGAAGTCTCCTGTTTGGTGAACAGCCTCACTCGGATGTCCATTGGCCATCAGGATGCCAGGCCCGAGGTGAGGTGCTCACGTGGACAATGTTCCCCTGACTCACCCCCACCCTAGCAGCTGTGGGAAGCCTGGGATAAAAGGGGCTGATGAAGCATCTAGCCTCGTGGTGGCCTAATTGGCTGTGTCTCATCAGCCAGGCAGGGCTAACCTGGGGTGCCCCGGgtgccagggcagggctgggccatgGACTCTCAAGGATTTGGATTTCAGGGCCTATCTTACTCTCTTTCTCCACCCAACCCTCCAGGCTCCGGCAGCTTCAGGTCCAGCCCCCGTCAGCCTGGTAGAGACAGCACCTGAAGACAGTTCACCCCGTGGGACACTGGCGAGCAGTGGAGATGGTGAGCCACCGGGAGGGTGAAGGGTGCTAGAGGTTGCTGGACCTGAGACCAGGCCCAGAGGCAAGGAGTGGGTGGAGAGTCACTGTCTAGGACCTGGGGGACTATTGCCTAATTCTC
Above is a window of Balaenoptera acutorostrata chromosome 1, mBalAcu1.1, whole genome shotgun sequence DNA encoding:
- the PLK3 gene encoding serine/threonine-protein kinase PLK3, whose amino-acid sequence is MEPAAGFLSPRPFPRAAAPPAPPAGPGPPGSPMPGPELEVLAGPLAPDPGRLITDPRSGRTYFKGRLLGKGGFARCYEATDTETGNAYAVKVISQSRITKPHQREKILNEIELHRGLQHRHIVRFSHHFEDADNIYIFLELCSRKSLAHIWKARHTLLEPEVRYYLRQILSGLKYLHQRGILHRDLKLGNFFITENMELKMGDFGLATRLEPPEHRKKTICGTPNYVAPEVLQRQGHGPEADVWSLGCVMYTLLCGSPPFETVDLKETYRCIKQVHYTLPASLSLPARQLLATILRASPQDRPSIDQILRHNFFTKGYTPYRLPVSSCVTVPDLTPLNPARILFVKVTKSLFGRKKSKNKNHPEERDEVSCLVNSLTRMSIGHQDARPEAPAASGPAPVSLVETAPEDSSPRGTLASSGDGFEEGLTVATVVESALCALRNCLAFMSPAEQNPAPLAQPEPLVWVSKWVDYSNKFGFGYQLSSRRVAVLFNNGTHMALSANKKTVHYDPTSTKHFSFSVGAVPRALQPQLGVLRYFASYMEQRLMKGGDLPSVEEVEVPVPPLLLQWVKTDQALLMLFSDGTIQVNFYGDHTKLILSGWEPLLVTFVARNRSACTYLASHLQQLGCSPDLRQRLCYALRLLRDRCPV